The region ATGCCCGCCTACGTCGTCACCGTGCTGATCGCGTACCTGGTTTATCACTGGCGCACAGCGGGACCCAACCCCGGCCACACGGTGGTGGGGTTGATCCGCAACCTGACACTGACCCAGATCTACACCGACAACTATCTGTATTCCTATCTGCACCAAGGCCTTACCCAGATGTGGAGCCTCGCGGTCGAGGTTGCGTTCTACGTCGCGTTGCCGTTCCTGGCGTACCTGCTGCTGGTCGTGCTGTGTCGCGGGCGGTGGCGGCCCGCGCTGCTGTTGACCGGTCTCGCGGCGTTGGCGTTGATCACTCCGGCCTGGCTGATCCTGGTGCACACCACCGACTTTCTGCCCGACGGCGCCCGACTGTGGCTGCCGACGTATCTGCTGTGGTTCCTCGGCGGTATGACGTTGGCGGTGCTGCAACCGATGGGGGTGCGCGCCTACGCGTTCGCGTGCGTCCCGCTGGCCGTGATCTGCTACTTCATCGCCTCGACCCCAATTGCAGGCGAACCCACCACCTCACCGCACGAACTGCGTGAGGCGTTGCTCAAGGCGGCGTTCTACGCGGTGATCGCCACGCTGGTGGTCGCGCCGCTGGCGCTGGCCGACCGCGGCCTGTACGCGAAGTTCCTCGCCAGCAGGCCGATGGTGTTCCTCGGCGAGATCTCCTACGAGATCTTCCTGATCCACCTGGTGACGATGGAGTTGGTGATGGTGGAGATCCTGCGCTGGCGCATCTACACCGGCAACGTGGCGATCCTGTTTCTGGTCACCTTCGTCGCGACGGTGCCGGTGGCGTGGGTACTGCACCGGTGCACCCGCGTGCGCACCCCTTAGCTCACAACTTAGGTTATGGTGCCCTAAGTAAGCGACACGAGGGGCGACGCATGTCCGATACACCATCGCGCGGCTTCCAGGGCGCCGTGCTCAAGCTGCTGCGGGCGGGCGACTACCGGCTCACGGTCACCGGCAGGCGCGAGATCACCCCGCATTACCTGCGGCTGAGCTTCGATGCGGGTGGCATGCTGGCCGACCGGCCGCTGCATCCGACGATGTGGATCCGGATGTGGTTCGCCGACGGCGACAAGCTGCATCAGCGCGGCTACACGCTGGTCGACCCGGATCCGGGCGCCGACACCGTCGACATCGAGTTCGCGTTGCACGACGGGATCGCCTCGCACTGGGCCCAGCATGCGCAACCGGGCGACACCATCGACGTGACCGTGCTGGGCAGCAATTTCACACTGCCCGAACCGGCGCCCAACGGCTACGTCATCGTCGGCGACACGGCATCGCTGCCCGCGATCAACTCCCTGCTGACGGCCGTCGGCGACAGCCCGGCGCGGGTGTACCTGGAGGCCGGTCACGACGCCGACAAGCAGTTGCCGGTGGCGCGCAGTACCGGGGTGGTGTGGGTGGACCGCAAGAACGGCGGCGAGGCGCTTGTCGAGGCGGTCCGCTCAGGCGCGTTCGACGCCGCCGACCACTTCGGTTGGGTCGCCTGCGACAACCGCACCACCCGCGCGGTGGCCAAAATCTTCCGCGACGACTACAAGCTCCCGCGCAAGTCGATCAAGGCGCAAGCCTATTGGGTGGCTTGACTTTTCGGGACCACCATCGGCACGACGAACTCCTCGAGCATCGCCCGCTCGTCGGCCTCGTCGTGGCCGGGGAACAGGAACAGCGACGTCATCACCCGCACCAACCAGCGGGCCCGCTGCGCGACGACGTCGGGCTCGTCAGGTCCCAGCGAGATCACGAAGGCCTCGGTGAGCGCCCTGATCACCTCCGACTGCTCGGCCATCTCCGCGCCGATCGGCCGCTGCGTCGTCGCGAACCACGAAGCCAGCGCGGGGCTTTCACGCACATTGCGGATCGAGGCGATCATTCCCTCGATCAGCCGTTCGCGGGGATCGGTCACCGAGTTGATCTGCTCGGTCATCTCGCGATACAGCCGGTACGCCTCACGGTGCACGTAGGCGGTATACAAGGCGTCGCGGTTCTCGAAATAGCGGTACAGCGTGGCGCGCGAACACCCAGCGGCCGAGGCGATTTCGTGCATGCCGACGGTCGCCGCCTCCTGCTGGGCGAACAGTTCGCCTGCCGCGTCGAGGATTCGGTCGGCCGCCACCTCGGTGCGCCGCGCTGCCAGCCAGTCCCCCGCCATCAGGACGTCACCGTGATCGGCACCGATAGCGGCCTGCGGACGTAACTGCCGCCGGCCCAAACGATTCCGTCTTCGTCGACCTCGAAGTCCGGGCAGCGCGCCAGCAGTTCGGTCAACGCGACGCGCGATTGCATGCGGGCTGCGGCGGCGCCGAGGCAGAAATGCGCGCCGTGGCTGAACGTCATGATGTTTCGCGGCCGTCGCTGCACGTCGAGTTCAGCTGCGTCGTCGCCGTATTCGCGCTCGTCGCGGTTGGCGGAGCCGTAGAGCAGCAGCACCTTGCGGTCGGCAGGAATGGTGGTGTCGCCGATGGTGACGTCGCGAGTGGTGGTGCGGGCCAGCCCCTGTACGGGTGAGGTCAGCCGCAGGAACTCGTCGATCGCCTCACCGATCAGATCTGGGTGCTCGACGAGCAGCCGTCGCTGATCAGGTCGCTGATGGAGCAATTGCGCTGTCCCGCCGAGCATTCCGGTGGTGGTGTCGTTACCGCCGGTCACCATCGTGAAGGTGAACGCCAGGATCGACAGCACGCCCGCGATGTCGCCGTCAGCTCCCACTCCCGCCGCCACCAGATGCGAGACGGTGTCGTCGCCTGGATCGGAGCGGCGGCGTTCGATGAGCGCGGTGAAGTAGGCCATCATCTCGCCGAGCGCGTCGCCGAGGCCGCCAAGCGCGCCCGCCACACCGCCTGATGTGGTGTTGGCCGCCACGATCGCTTCGGTCCAGCCGTCGAACTGATCGCGGTCCGCATCGGGGACGCCGAGATAATGCGCGACGACCATCGACGGCAGCGGTTTGAACAACTCGGCGACGATGTCACCGCCGCCGTTGGCGCGCAACGCCTCGATGCGCTCGACGACGAACTCGCGCACCTTGGGTTCGACCGCCTCCACCTGCCTCGGCGTGAATCCGCGCGACACCAGCTTGCGGAACTCGGTGTGCACCGGCGGGTCCTGCATCACGAACGGCGGGTTGTCCTGAAGGCCGATCAGTTCCAGCTCGCCGTAGTTGACGGTCAGCCCCTGCGCTGAGGAGAACGTCTGGTTGTCGCGGGCGGCCCGCCATGCGTCAGCGTGCCGGGACAGCACGTAATAGTCGTGATCGGGATTGGCCTCCGGCACGACGCGGTGCACAGGGTCGTGGTCGCGCAGCGCCTTGTACATCGGCCACGGGTTCGGCCAGGTATCGGCGTCGGCGAGCCGGAACTGGACCGGCGACCCCTGAGACAGAGTGGCTGTCATGTCTCATTGGTACGACACGCCACTAGAACGTGTCAATAGCCCCTTTGCGACGAGTTAGATGGCGGCGCCCGGGTTGAGGATGCCGTCGGGGTCCAGCGCCCGCTTGATCCGCTGGTTGAGCTCCATCGCCTCGGGGCCGAGCTGCCCGGCCAGCCAGGGCCGCTTCAACCGGCCGACACCGTGTTCGCCGGTGATCGTGCCGCCCAATCCGACCGCCAGATCCATGATTTCGCCGAACGCCTTCTGCGCGCGTTCGGCCATCGCCTCGTCGGCGGGGTCGAACACGATCAACGGATGGGTGTTGCCGTCGCCGGCATGCGCGATGACCGAGATCATCAGGTCGTGGTTGGCCGCGATCTTGCCGACCCCGGCGACCAGATCGGCCAGCGCGGGAAGCGGCACGCCGACGTCCTCGAGCAGCAGCGACCCCTTCATCTCGACAGCGGGTATGGCGAACCGCCGCGCGGCCACGAACGCCTCACCCTCCTCGGGATCCGACGTCGAAAACACTTCTTTCGCACCGTGTTCGGTGAACACCGTCGACATGAACTCGGCGTCCTCGACACCGGACGGTCCGCGGTCGTCGGTGGCGGCCACCATCATCGCGGCGGCGTTGCGGTCCAACCCCATCCGCAGTTTGTCCTCGACCGCATTGATGGCCGCCGCGTCCATGAACTCCAGCATCGACGGCCGGATCTTCCCGGTGATGGTGACGACGGCGTTGGCAGCGGCTTCTACTGAGTCGAACGTCGCGACCACCGTGCAGGCGACATGTTGCGGCGGCAGCAGTCGCAGCGTCACCTCGGTGATGATGCCCAGGGTGCCCTCGCTGCCGACGAACAGCTTGGTCAGCGACAGCCCGGCGACGTCCTTCAAGCGCGGGCCGCCGAGACGCACGGCGGTGCCGTCGGCCAGCACCACCTGCAGGCCGAGCACGTAATCGGTGGTGACGCCGTACTTCACGCAGCACAACCCGCCCGCGTTGGTGGCGATGTTGCCGCCGATGCTGCAGATCTCGAACGACGACGGGTCCGGCGGATACCACAGCCCGTATTCGGCGACGGTCTTCTTCACCTCGGCGTTCAACAGTCCCGGCTGTGCGACGGCAGTGCGCGTGACCGGGTCGACGGTGATATCGCGCATCTTCTCGGTGCTCAACACGATGCCGCCAGTCACCGCGGTCGCCCCGCCGGACAGCCCGGTGCCCGCGCCGCGCGGCACCACCGCGACCTTGTTGGCCGTCGCCCACCGCATCACGGTCTGCACCTCTTCGGTGCGATGCGGTCGCACGACGGCCATCGCTGTGCCCGCATTCGGGTCGAGCGCGCGGTCCTGCCGATAGGACGCCACGATGTCGGGATCGGTGACGACGACGCCGTCGGGCAATTCAGCGATCAGGCTGGCGAGTGCAGAATCCACGCATCCGATCCTACGAGTCGCAGCTGTGTAGACCGAGAAGCGCTTATCCTGAGCGAACGGGGAGGTCGGGGGATGACCGCAGCGACGGCGTGCAGCGCATGCGGTACCGACCTGCTCAAAAACGCCCGGTTCTGCCACGCGTGCGGGTCGTCGATCACGACACCTGACGCGGGTGCCGAGTACAAACAGGTGACCGTCCTGTTCGCCGACGTCGTTCAATCGATGGACCTCGCGGCGGCCGTGGGCCCAGAACGGCTCCGGGAGATCGTCGGCGAGTTGGCTCGGCGGGCAACCGCGGTCGTGCAACGCTACGGCGGCACGGTCGACAAGTTCACCGGCGACGGCGTGATGGCGTTGTTCGGTGCTCCGAGAGCGCTCGAGGATCACGCCATCCGGGCCTGCTTGGCGGCGCTGGACATTCAGCGCGACGCGCGGGTCTTGGCGGCCGAGGTCGAGCACCGCGACGGCGTCGAGTTGCGACTGCGGGTCGGCCTGAATTCAGGCGAGGTGATCGCCGGTGAAATAGATTCGGGCACAGCGACATACACCGTCATCGGCGAGCAGGTCGGCATGGCGCAACGGATGGAATCGGTGGCGCCGGCGGGTGGCGTGATGCTGAGCGACTCGACCGCCCGGCTCGTCGAAGACGTCGCCACGCTGGGCGAACCAGAAACGATGGACATCAAGGGATTCCATGGTTCCGTCGTCGCTCGCTGCCTACTCGGCGTCGCAGCACATCGACACACGAGTCGAGTCGAACCGACCTTCGTTGGCCGCGAATGGGAACTGAATGCCCTCGGCGGAATTCTGGACCAGGCGGTCAAGGGGAAGGGAAGCGTGGTCGGCGTCGTCGGGCCCGCAGGCATCGGCAAAAGTCGCATCGTCGGCGAAGCGGTAGCGCTGGCGACCCGTCGAGGGATGGACAGCTTCACCGCCTACTGCGAATCGCATACCAGCGAGGTGCCGTTCCACGCGGCGACGGAAGTGCTGCGTGCCGTCATCGCGCTCAACGACCTAGACAGCGCGGCGGCGCGGGGGCAGGTGCGCGCGCGGTTGTCAGACGCCGACCCTGACGATCTGCTCCTGCTCGATGACCTGTTGGGAATCGCCGATCCCGATGCCACTGCGCCGCAGATAGATCCCGACGCACGCCGTCGCCGCCTCACGGCCATGGTCAACGCCGCGGCGTTGGCCCGTGTCACACCGGCAGTCCTGGTGATCGAGGACGTGCACTGGATCGACGAGATCAGCGAGTCGATGATCGCCGGATTTCTCGCAGTGGTTCCCAGAAGTCACTGGCTGGTGGTGATCACCTACCGACCTGAATACGACGGGGCGCTCTCCCGCACCACACGATCGCAGACCTTGGCTCTTGAACCGCTCGACGACTCGCAGATATCGGCGCTGAGTTCAGAGTTGCTTGGCGACCACCCCTCCGTCGGCGCGCTTGCGGCAACGATTTCCAAACGCGCGGCTGGCAATCCGTTCTTCGCCGAGGAGATCGTGCGTGACTTGGTCGAGCGTGGCGTGCTGACGGGCGCCCGGGGTGCCTACGTGTGTGAGGATCCCGCCACTGAAGTCAGCGTGCCCGGAACGCTGCAGGCGACCATTGCCGCGCGCATCGATCGGCTCAGCCTGATGGCCAAGCGGACACTCAGCGCAGCGGCGGTCATCGGGTCTCGATTCGGCGTCGAGTTGCTCACGGCCCTGCAGCAGGTCGATCCGTCGCTCGATGAGCTACTCGCGGCGGAACTGGTCGATCAAGTGACGTTCACGACGCGGCCGGAGTACGCCTTCCGGCATCCGCTGATCCGCGCCGTGGCTTACGAGTCACAGCTGAAATCCGATCGCGCCCAGTTGCATCGGCGACTGGCCGGCATGATCGGCTCGGACGACCAGAACGCGGCGCTGATCGCCGAACACCTCGAGGCGGCGGGCGATCTGGTCGACGCGTATCAGTACCACATGCGAGCGGGTACGTGGCTGGCCAATCGCGACTATCCAGCGGCCAGGGCGGCCTGGCAGCGAGCACGGCAGGTGGCCGACCGGTTGCCCGCCGATCACCCGAACCGGATGGCGATGCGGATCGGCCCCCGCACTCTGTTGTGCGGCAGCGCGTACCGCACCGCCGCGGGCATCGCCGACGTTGGCTTCGACGAGTTGCGCGATCTCTGCACCGCTGCGGGTGACAAGTCGGCGCTGGCCGTTGGCATGGCGGGCCTGGTGTCGGTCTACGTGTTACGCAACCGAATCCGTGAGGCCTCGCAGCTGGCATCCGAGTACATGGGCCTCGTCGAATCGCTGGATGATCCCGTGCTCACCGTTGGACTGTCCTTCTCGGGCATCATCGCCAAGATCCAGCGGGGCGAAATGGGTGATGTGCTCCGGTGGTCGCAACGAGTGATCGACCTCGCCGCGGGCGATCCGGAGATGGGCAATCTCTTCGTCGCATCGCCACTTTCCGCGGCACTCGCCTTTCGTGGCACCGCTTGCTTTTCGTTGGGCCAGCCGGGGTGGCGGGAGGACTTCGAACGCGCGGTGAGG is a window of Mycobacterium sp. 3519A DNA encoding:
- a CDS encoding acyltransferase codes for the protein MTAPEGVKDPVAQGGLESVGKAERVASLTGIRAVAALLVMATHAAYTTGKYTHGYVGLVYSRMEIGVPIFFVLSGFLLFSPWVKAAAAGADSPSVRRYAWHRVRRIMPAYVVTVLIAYLVYHWRTAGPNPGHTVVGLIRNLTLTQIYTDNYLYSYLHQGLTQMWSLAVEVAFYVALPFLAYLLLVVLCRGRWRPALLLTGLAALALITPAWLILVHTTDFLPDGARLWLPTYLLWFLGGMTLAVLQPMGVRAYAFACVPLAVICYFIASTPIAGEPTTSPHELREALLKAAFYAVIATLVVAPLALADRGLYAKFLASRPMVFLGEISYEIFLIHLVTMELVMVEILRWRIYTGNVAILFLVTFVATVPVAWVLHRCTRVRTP
- a CDS encoding siderophore-interacting protein, with protein sequence MSDTPSRGFQGAVLKLLRAGDYRLTVTGRREITPHYLRLSFDAGGMLADRPLHPTMWIRMWFADGDKLHQRGYTLVDPDPGADTVDIEFALHDGIASHWAQHAQPGDTIDVTVLGSNFTLPEPAPNGYVIVGDTASLPAINSLLTAVGDSPARVYLEAGHDADKQLPVARSTGVVWVDRKNGGEALVEAVRSGAFDAADHFGWVACDNRTTRAVAKIFRDDYKLPRKSIKAQAYWVA
- a CDS encoding TetR/AcrR family transcriptional regulator, yielding MAGDWLAARRTEVAADRILDAAGELFAQQEAATVGMHEIASAAGCSRATLYRYFENRDALYTAYVHREAYRLYREMTEQINSVTDPRERLIEGMIASIRNVRESPALASWFATTQRPIGAEMAEQSEVIRALTEAFVISLGPDEPDVVAQRARWLVRVMTSLFLFPGHDEADERAMLEEFVVPMVVPKSQATQ
- a CDS encoding cytochrome P450 — protein: MTATLSQGSPVQFRLADADTWPNPWPMYKALRDHDPVHRVVPEANPDHDYYVLSRHADAWRAARDNQTFSSAQGLTVNYGELELIGLQDNPPFVMQDPPVHTEFRKLVSRGFTPRQVEAVEPKVREFVVERIEALRANGGGDIVAELFKPLPSMVVAHYLGVPDADRDQFDGWTEAIVAANTTSGGVAGALGGLGDALGEMMAYFTALIERRRSDPGDDTVSHLVAAGVGADGDIAGVLSILAFTFTMVTGGNDTTTGMLGGTAQLLHQRPDQRRLLVEHPDLIGEAIDEFLRLTSPVQGLARTTTRDVTIGDTTIPADRKVLLLYGSANRDEREYGDDAAELDVQRRPRNIMTFSHGAHFCLGAAAARMQSRVALTELLARCPDFEVDEDGIVWAGGSYVRRPLSVPITVTS
- a CDS encoding FAD-binding oxidoreductase, with the translated sequence MDSALASLIAELPDGVVVTDPDIVASYRQDRALDPNAGTAMAVVRPHRTEEVQTVMRWATANKVAVVPRGAGTGLSGGATAVTGGIVLSTEKMRDITVDPVTRTAVAQPGLLNAEVKKTVAEYGLWYPPDPSSFEICSIGGNIATNAGGLCCVKYGVTTDYVLGLQVVLADGTAVRLGGPRLKDVAGLSLTKLFVGSEGTLGIITEVTLRLLPPQHVACTVVATFDSVEAAANAVVTITGKIRPSMLEFMDAAAINAVEDKLRMGLDRNAAAMMVAATDDRGPSGVEDAEFMSTVFTEHGAKEVFSTSDPEEGEAFVAARRFAIPAVEMKGSLLLEDVGVPLPALADLVAGVGKIAANHDLMISVIAHAGDGNTHPLIVFDPADEAMAERAQKAFGEIMDLAVGLGGTITGEHGVGRLKRPWLAGQLGPEAMELNQRIKRALDPDGILNPGAAI
- a CDS encoding adenylate/guanylate cyclase domain-containing protein, translating into MTAATACSACGTDLLKNARFCHACGSSITTPDAGAEYKQVTVLFADVVQSMDLAAAVGPERLREIVGELARRATAVVQRYGGTVDKFTGDGVMALFGAPRALEDHAIRACLAALDIQRDARVLAAEVEHRDGVELRLRVGLNSGEVIAGEIDSGTATYTVIGEQVGMAQRMESVAPAGGVMLSDSTARLVEDVATLGEPETMDIKGFHGSVVARCLLGVAAHRHTSRVEPTFVGREWELNALGGILDQAVKGKGSVVGVVGPAGIGKSRIVGEAVALATRRGMDSFTAYCESHTSEVPFHAATEVLRAVIALNDLDSAAARGQVRARLSDADPDDLLLLDDLLGIADPDATAPQIDPDARRRRLTAMVNAAALARVTPAVLVIEDVHWIDEISESMIAGFLAVVPRSHWLVVITYRPEYDGALSRTTRSQTLALEPLDDSQISALSSELLGDHPSVGALAATISKRAAGNPFFAEEIVRDLVERGVLTGARGAYVCEDPATEVSVPGTLQATIAARIDRLSLMAKRTLSAAAVIGSRFGVELLTALQQVDPSLDELLAAELVDQVTFTTRPEYAFRHPLIRAVAYESQLKSDRAQLHRRLAGMIGSDDQNAALIAEHLEAAGDLVDAYQYHMRAGTWLANRDYPAARAAWQRARQVADRLPADHPNRMAMRIGPRTLLCGSAYRTAAGIADVGFDELRDLCTAAGDKSALAVGMAGLVSVYVLRNRIREASQLASEYMGLVESLDDPVLTVGLSFSGIIAKIQRGEMGDVLRWSQRVIDLAAGDPEMGNLFVASPLSAALAFRGTACFSLGQPGWREDFERAVRMARSTDLSAQAVVFAFSYGLAIPRGVLLADVKAVQEIEEALQIAERASDEVTFVLLRFALCVALMHRDGADDRQRGVDMLIELRRDCVSHSYAINLIPGIDALLGREMALRGDVGAGVAQLRAVTNDVYTAEYFWPFVLTTALLVETLLERGTNDDLVEAEAAIARMAALPSHIDPVGREISLLRLRALVARARGDESTYREHRDRYLAMSTSLGFEGHIAMATQMA